A genomic region of Herbaspirillum sp. DW155 contains the following coding sequences:
- a CDS encoding MipA/OmpV family protein, with amino-acid sequence MKTFFAALALAGCALPALAQQTGVTAGPVDPLQLQDRLTGDLGAGVFSVDRNGPDPHRRDQVLPYAYFDYGRFFARLDTFGVKTVRVGYGYLELAARATSDGFDAQRGVERRSHALPLGIGTYQETPVGAFFFNVFRDFNKSHGTLAEAMYAAQFTVGPVNFYPQAGVQYRSGSYNDYFVGISPSEAAASGLRQYSAGASTSPMLGLAADVPLTGDWHLNLQWYRKWLDNALADSPLVRRHTDDTAILAVTYHFK; translated from the coding sequence ATGAAAACCTTCTTCGCCGCTCTCGCACTGGCCGGCTGCGCCCTGCCCGCCCTGGCCCAGCAAACCGGGGTCACGGCCGGCCCGGTCGATCCCCTGCAACTGCAAGACCGCCTCACCGGCGACCTTGGCGCGGGCGTGTTCAGTGTCGACCGCAACGGCCCCGATCCGCACCGCCGTGATCAGGTGCTGCCCTATGCCTACTTCGACTATGGTCGCTTCTTCGCGCGCCTGGACACTTTCGGTGTCAAGACCGTGCGCGTGGGCTACGGCTATCTGGAACTGGCCGCACGCGCGACCTCGGACGGCTTCGATGCCCAACGCGGCGTGGAGCGCCGCTCGCACGCGCTGCCGCTGGGCATCGGCACCTATCAGGAAACACCTGTCGGCGCCTTCTTCTTCAACGTCTTCCGTGACTTCAACAAGTCGCACGGTACCCTGGCCGAGGCCATGTATGCCGCCCAGTTCACTGTCGGTCCGGTGAACTTCTATCCGCAAGCCGGCGTGCAATACCGCAGCGGCAGCTACAACGATTACTTCGTCGGCATCTCCCCCAGCGAAGCGGCGGCCAGCGGCCTGCGCCAGTACAGCGCCGGTGCCTCCACCAGTCCCATGCTGGGACTGGCGGCCGACGTCCCGCTGACCGGTGACTGGCACCTCAATCTGCAGTGGTACCGCAAATGGCTCGACAATGCGCTGGCCGACAGCCCGCTGGTCCGCCGCCACACCGATGACACCGCCATCCTGGCAGTGACCTATCACTTCAAGTAA
- the xth gene encoding exodeoxyribonuclease III, translated as MKIATWNVNSLKVRLPQVLKWLEENPVDVLCLQETKLTDDKFPAAEIAAAGYLVEFSGQKTYNGVAILSRHPMNDVVKNNPLFPDEQQRIIAATIEGVRYVCAYIPNGQSLESEKYPYKLNWLAALHEWLAQEKAKNPRLALLGDYNIAPEDRDVHDPVAWQGQVLVSEPERAAFRKLQALGLTDAYRLFEQPEKMYSWWDYRQMGFRLNRGLRIDHILLSEELVPRCTACVIDKVPRKWEQPSDHAPVIATLAD; from the coding sequence ATGAAAATCGCCACCTGGAACGTCAACTCCCTCAAGGTCCGCCTGCCGCAAGTGCTGAAATGGCTGGAAGAAAACCCGGTCGACGTACTCTGCCTGCAGGAAACCAAACTGACCGACGACAAGTTCCCCGCCGCCGAGATCGCGGCCGCCGGTTACCTGGTCGAATTCTCCGGCCAGAAGACCTACAACGGCGTGGCCATCCTCTCGCGCCATCCGATGAACGATGTGGTCAAGAACAATCCGCTCTTCCCCGACGAGCAACAACGCATCATCGCCGCCACCATCGAAGGCGTGCGCTACGTCTGCGCCTATATTCCCAACGGCCAGTCGCTGGAGTCCGAGAAATATCCCTACAAGCTGAACTGGCTGGCCGCCCTGCACGAATGGCTGGCGCAAGAAAAGGCCAAGAACCCGCGCCTGGCCCTGCTGGGCGACTACAACATCGCCCCCGAAGACCGCGACGTGCACGATCCTGTGGCCTGGCAAGGCCAGGTGCTGGTGTCCGAACCCGAGCGCGCAGCGTTCCGCAAGCTGCAGGCGCTGGGCCTGACGGACGCCTACCGTCTCTTCGAACAGCCGGAAAAAATGTACAGCTGGTGGGATTACCGCCAGATGGGCTTCCGCCTCAATCGCGGCCTGCGCATCGACCACATCCTGCTGTCGGAAGAACTGGTGCCGCGCTGCACCGCCTGCGTCATCGACAAGGTGCCGCGCAAGTGGGAACAGCCGTCGGATCACGCGCCCGTGATTGCCACGCTGGCGGACTGA
- a CDS encoding alkene reductase, with protein sequence MTNANAHLQSDLFKPVQLGAVQLQNRIVMAPLTRSRAQAGDVPSELAAEYYAQRAGAGLIIAEATQISPQGKGYAWTPGIYNQAHVAGWKKITDAVHAKGGRIFLQLWHVGRISHPDLQADNALPVAPSAIKPEGNAFTESGFKPFVEPRALEASELPGIVEQYKTAAQLSMQAGFDGVEIHAANGYLLDQFLRDKSNQRTDAYGGSIENRARLLLEVVQAVTSVVPGERVGIRLSPVSPANDIADSDPKALFSYVVEQLNRYKLVYLHVVEGATGGPREVEGGFDLQVLRDLFKGLYIANNGYDLEMAVQARERNLADLVAFGRPWIANPDLVERFKAGAALAQINQATLYGGGAEGYTDYPTLQQS encoded by the coding sequence ATGACCAACGCCAATGCCCATCTTCAAAGCGACCTCTTCAAGCCCGTTCAACTGGGCGCCGTGCAATTGCAGAACCGCATCGTCATGGCCCCGCTCACCCGCAGCCGCGCCCAGGCCGGCGACGTGCCCAGCGAACTGGCCGCCGAATACTATGCCCAGCGCGCCGGCGCCGGCCTGATCATTGCCGAGGCCACGCAAATCTCGCCGCAGGGCAAGGGCTACGCCTGGACGCCAGGCATCTACAACCAGGCCCATGTGGCCGGCTGGAAGAAGATCACCGATGCCGTGCACGCCAAGGGTGGCCGCATCTTCCTGCAACTCTGGCACGTGGGCCGCATCTCCCACCCGGACCTGCAAGCCGACAATGCGCTGCCGGTCGCACCCTCGGCCATCAAGCCCGAGGGCAATGCCTTCACCGAGAGCGGTTTCAAACCCTTCGTCGAACCGCGCGCGCTGGAGGCATCCGAGTTGCCGGGCATCGTCGAGCAATACAAGACTGCCGCGCAGCTGTCGATGCAGGCCGGTTTTGATGGCGTGGAAATCCACGCCGCCAACGGTTACCTGCTGGACCAGTTCCTGCGCGACAAGAGCAACCAGCGCACCGACGCCTACGGCGGCAGTATCGAAAACCGCGCCCGCCTGCTGCTGGAAGTGGTGCAAGCCGTCACGTCGGTAGTGCCAGGCGAGCGTGTCGGCATCCGCCTCTCGCCCGTCAGCCCGGCCAACGACATCGCCGACAGCGACCCCAAGGCGCTGTTCAGCTACGTGGTGGAACAGCTGAACCGCTACAAGCTGGTCTACCTGCACGTGGTGGAAGGCGCCACCGGCGGCCCGCGCGAGGTCGAGGGCGGCTTCGACCTGCAGGTGCTGCGCGATCTCTTCAAGGGCCTCTATATCGCCAACAATGGCTATGACCTGGAGATGGCCGTGCAGGCACGCGAGCGCAACCTGGCCGATCTGGTGGCCTTCGGCCGCCCGTGGATCGCCAACCCGGACCTGGTGGAACGCTTCAAGGCCGGCGCCGCGCTGGCCCAGATCAACCAGGCCACGCTGTATGGCGGCGGCGCGGAAGGTTACACCGACTATCCGACTCTGCAGCAGTCCTGA
- a CDS encoding arsinothricin resistance N-acetyltransferase ArsN1 family B — translation MQTSIRPATAADAPALCGIYNHYVQTTAISFETEPVSDEAMAARIAEVQAHFPWLVFEEQGQVLGYAYASKWKPRAAYRHSVESSVYLRHDAGGRGIGKQLYRALIAQLRPLGVHLVIGGIAQPNPASVALHESVGFVKCGVFTEVGYKMGRWIDVGYWQLKLQEAH, via the coding sequence ATGCAGACTTCCATCCGCCCGGCCACCGCCGCCGATGCGCCCGCCCTCTGCGGCATCTACAACCACTACGTGCAGACCACCGCCATCAGCTTCGAGACCGAGCCGGTCAGCGACGAGGCCATGGCCGCGCGCATTGCCGAGGTGCAGGCGCATTTTCCCTGGCTGGTCTTTGAAGAGCAGGGCCAGGTGCTGGGCTATGCCTATGCCAGCAAATGGAAGCCGCGCGCGGCTTACCGGCATTCGGTGGAAAGCTCGGTCTACCTGCGTCACGATGCTGGCGGACGCGGCATCGGCAAGCAGCTCTATCGCGCGCTGATTGCACAGCTCAGGCCGCTGGGCGTGCACCTGGTCATCGGCGGCATCGCCCAGCCCAACCCGGCCAGCGTGGCCTTGCATGAGAGCGTGGGCTTCGTGAAGTGTGGCGTCTTTACCGAAGTGGGTTACAAGATGGGCCGCTGGATCGACGTGGGATACTGGCAACTCAAACTGCAAGAGGCCCATTGA
- a CDS encoding dienelactone hydrolase family protein produces the protein MDGIDKLLTARLPQRQQLTVLHRPPQPFGLRWFFFIFLLALGSFFLSTPGKAVAQDAPLPPAQTVRFPSSDGKTTLTGYLYTPFGAGPHPAVVLLHGRAGLYSSRVNASCTQIGPAIPSPCDADTLTARHRAWAAYWIARGYVVLLVDSFGPRGVARGFGRYTHGEPERAAVNELTVRPLDAEGALQWLAARSEVDVRRIMLQGWSNGASTALNVMQRQATRPAGEGPSFAAALVFYPGCGRQALLSSHPEIDKPMQVLLGSADEEVSPVTCQRVLRQAIRIREAPAPVVTLYAGATHDFDDPGRARQAVEANRIARADALARLGPWLDQLAP, from the coding sequence ATGGACGGGATCGACAAGCTCCTGACCGCCCGGCTGCCGCAGCGGCAGCAACTTACTGTCCTGCACCGGCCACCGCAGCCTTTCGGTTTGCGGTGGTTTTTTTTCATCTTTTTACTGGCCCTGGGCAGCTTCTTCCTGAGCACGCCGGGAAAGGCCGTGGCGCAGGACGCGCCGCTGCCCCCTGCACAGACCGTGCGTTTTCCTTCATCTGACGGTAAAACCACCCTTACCGGCTATCTCTACACCCCCTTCGGCGCCGGACCGCATCCCGCCGTGGTGCTGCTGCACGGACGGGCCGGCCTGTATTCGTCGCGCGTGAACGCCAGCTGCACCCAGATCGGGCCGGCCATCCCCTCCCCCTGCGATGCCGATACCCTCACCGCGCGCCATCGCGCCTGGGCCGCCTATTGGATCGCGCGCGGCTACGTGGTGCTGCTGGTGGACAGTTTCGGCCCACGCGGCGTGGCCCGTGGCTTCGGGCGCTACACGCACGGGGAGCCCGAACGCGCCGCCGTCAATGAACTCACCGTGCGTCCGCTCGATGCCGAAGGCGCGCTGCAATGGCTGGCTGCGCGCAGCGAGGTCGATGTCCGCCGCATCATGCTGCAGGGCTGGTCCAATGGCGCCAGCACGGCCTTGAACGTGATGCAACGCCAGGCCACACGGCCTGCGGGCGAGGGGCCCTCGTTTGCCGCCGCGCTGGTGTTCTATCCGGGCTGCGGACGGCAAGCCCTGCTGTCCTCCCATCCCGAAATCGACAAACCCATGCAGGTGCTGCTGGGCAGCGCCGATGAAGAAGTCTCCCCGGTGACCTGCCAGCGCGTGCTGCGCCAGGCCATCCGCATCCGCGAAGCGCCCGCTCCCGTGGTCACGCTCTATGCTGGTGCCACCCATGACTTCGACGACCCCGGCCGTGCGCGCCAGGCGGTCGAAGCCAACCGCATCGCCCGCGCGGATGCGCTGGCGCGGCTGGGGCCCTGGCTCGATCAGCTGGCGCCCTGA
- a CDS encoding propionate--CoA ligase yields MQYEDFHRRSIEQPDAFWAEEAQRIYWDKPFTRTLDYSRAPFARWFIGGTTNLCYNAVDRHLSERGKQAALIAISTETNTERVYDFAELHREVQAMAATMLALGVQRGDRVLIYMPMIAEAVFAMLACARIGAVHSVVFGGFASNSLASRIDDAQPRLIVSADAGSRGGKVIPYKGLLDEAIHLAGHKPQKVLLVDRALADMARTTGRDVDYAPLRQQHLDQPVPVAWLESNETSYVLYTSGTTGKPKGVQRDVGGYAVALASSMQHIFCGKPGETYFCTSDIGWVVGHSYIVYGPLIAGMATVLYEGLPIRPDAGIWWSIVEKYKVTRMFSAPTAIRVLKKQPPECMERYDTSSLKALYLAGEPLDETTSSWISGALKVPVIDNYWQTESGWPIISIAKGISDKPTRLGSPGVPMPGYRLAILDEATGEPCAAGEKGVVAIEGPLPPGCMQTVYGDDERFVKTYWRSLPREVYSTFDWGIRDADGYYFILGRTDDVINVAGHRLGTREIEESISSHPNVSEVAVVGVEDKLKGQVAIAFAIPKQADAMATPEQRKALEAEIMAVVDKQIGAVGRPARVFFVSGLPKTRSGKLLRRAIQSICEGRDPGDLPTIEDPAALEQVRAVIKG; encoded by the coding sequence ATGCAATACGAGGATTTTCATCGCCGTTCCATCGAGCAGCCGGATGCCTTCTGGGCCGAAGAAGCGCAGCGCATCTATTGGGACAAGCCCTTCACCCGCACCCTCGATTATTCGCGTGCACCCTTTGCGCGCTGGTTCATCGGCGGCACCACCAATCTCTGCTACAACGCGGTGGACCGTCACCTCAGCGAGCGTGGCAAGCAAGCCGCACTGATTGCCATCTCCACCGAAACCAATACCGAACGCGTCTACGACTTTGCCGAACTGCACCGCGAGGTGCAGGCCATGGCGGCCACCATGCTGGCGCTGGGCGTGCAGCGCGGCGACCGGGTGCTGATCTACATGCCCATGATCGCCGAGGCGGTCTTTGCCATGCTGGCCTGCGCACGCATTGGTGCGGTGCATTCGGTAGTGTTCGGCGGCTTTGCCTCCAACAGCCTGGCCTCGCGCATCGATGATGCGCAGCCGCGCCTGATCGTCTCGGCCGATGCCGGTTCGCGCGGCGGCAAGGTGATTCCTTATAAGGGCTTGCTGGACGAGGCCATCCATCTGGCCGGGCACAAACCGCAGAAGGTCTTGCTGGTGGATCGCGCTCTGGCCGACATGGCCCGCACCACAGGGCGCGACGTCGACTACGCCCCCTTGCGCCAGCAGCACCTGGACCAGCCGGTACCGGTGGCCTGGCTGGAATCGAATGAAACCAGCTACGTGCTCTACACCTCCGGCACCACCGGCAAGCCCAAGGGCGTGCAACGCGATGTCGGCGGCTATGCGGTGGCGCTGGCTTCGTCCATGCAGCACATCTTCTGCGGCAAGCCCGGTGAGACCTACTTCTGCACCTCCGACATCGGCTGGGTCGTGGGTCACTCCTACATCGTCTACGGCCCGCTGATTGCGGGCATGGCCACCGTGCTTTATGAAGGCCTGCCGATCCGGCCCGACGCCGGCATCTGGTGGAGCATCGTCGAGAAATACAAGGTCACCCGCATGTTCTCCGCGCCTACCGCCATTCGCGTGCTCAAGAAGCAGCCACCCGAATGCATGGAGCGTTACGATACGTCCTCGCTCAAGGCGCTCTATCTGGCGGGCGAGCCCCTGGATGAAACGACCTCGAGCTGGATTTCCGGCGCGTTGAAGGTACCGGTCATCGACAATTACTGGCAGACCGAATCGGGCTGGCCCATCATCTCGATTGCCAAGGGCATCAGCGACAAGCCCACGCGCCTGGGCAGTCCGGGCGTGCCCATGCCGGGCTATCGCCTGGCCATCCTCGACGAGGCCACCGGCGAACCCTGCGCGGCCGGCGAGAAGGGCGTGGTCGCCATCGAAGGACCGCTGCCGCCGGGCTGCATGCAGACCGTCTACGGCGACGATGAACGCTTCGTGAAGACCTACTGGCGCAGCCTGCCGCGCGAGGTGTATTCCACCTTCGACTGGGGTATCCGTGATGCGGACGGTTACTACTTCATCCTCGGCCGTACCGATGACGTCATCAACGTCGCCGGTCACCGTCTCGGTACGCGAGAGATCGAGGAGAGCATCTCCAGCCATCCCAACGTTTCCGAAGTGGCGGTGGTGGGTGTGGAAGACAAGCTGAAGGGCCAGGTGGCCATCGCCTTCGCCATTCCCAAGCAGGCCGATGCGATGGCCACGCCCGAGCAGCGCAAGGCGCTGGAGGCCGAGATCATGGCCGTGGTCGACAAGCAGATCGGCGCAGTGGGCCGGCCGGCGCGGGTGTTCTTCGTCAGCGGCCTGCCCAAGACGCGTTCGGGCAAGCTCTTGCGCCGGGCCATCCAGTCGATCTGCGAGGGACGCGATCCGGGCGACCTGCCGACCATCGAGGATCCGGCCGCGCTGGAACAGGTGAGGGCGGTCATCAAGGGCTGA